In a single window of the Salvelinus alpinus chromosome 15, SLU_Salpinus.1, whole genome shotgun sequence genome:
- the LOC139540130 gene encoding uncharacterized protein isoform X1 produces the protein MESTMDPTPNVTDNLYKMTEEDVKRLIELRSSNEALFTGKRNAAKVAWNAILKGLGLEGKLTADQIAKKWENLKTRYKDLKYPFLGKDTVSTSIASWPWFQLMDEAMEGRLFNSAHVLAVESLCGEDPGAPSPLTNEREQGTEGADILEFLIKTEMEDSAGTGNLENNATVNTDATQTGAPTTMGWRRMSECSYKMTEQETERMIKLRAVNEALFTGRKHTAKPAWRAILNVLGLQGKVTTDQLAKKWDNLKRRYKELKCPARGMESNPNSWPWFYRMNDAVEGRFAGCAPILTPVVEEGDEEFEPSPPPRKRARRTPGRGGMSEFLTESEMDELVETEDRDGAAMFPGAAIGEYHRTTEFSYKLTEEDTKRLIELRASNEALFTGKRNTAKPAWRAIVKEMGLAGKLSADQVSKKWDNLKTKFKDLKYPPRGMENQSSPASWPWFQLMNDAFEGRLAGRAPKITPVWMSEEDYLFVSSPMPTERDPCPMPESSGISELEEAMGPGDTDVDGTVTFIDASGEECPTPLEFSYKMTEQDTRRLIKLRAANEVLFTGRRNAAKTAWKAILKELGLLGKVSTYQVAKKWDNLKRRYKDLKYPPVGMESMADNAASWPWFYLMNEAMEGRLAASGPVLTPITDGDDPKPSPSQPIRSRGRPLLDRGDTTLEYDQEMYADPATEECHRATAECERALREERLGRGPAGATAAHKGVTLEREWEMVERERAAIEGDRAAVDRERQWLESERANLARERMLLEQDRMVLGREREAFESQRAAVVMNSATVVHTGHINHCGMGM, from the exons ATGGAGTCAACGATGGACCCAACGCCTAATGTCACAGATAACTTGTATAAAA TGACTGAAGAGGACGTCAAGAGGTTAATAGAACTGCGTTCCTCCAATGAGGCTCTTTTCACAGGAAAAAGAAATGCTGCCAAGGTTGCCTGGAA TGCAATTCTAAAGGGATTAGGTCTTGAGGGAAAGCTGACAGCTGACCAGATTGCCAAAAAGTGGGAAAATCTGAAGACTAGATACAAG GATTTAAAATACCCTTTTCTTGGCAAGGACACTGTTTCTACTAGCATAGCCTCCTGGCCATGGTTCCAACTTATGGATGAGGCCATGGAAGGACGCCTCTTCAACAGCGCCCACGTTTTGGCGGTGGAATCTTTGTGTGGTGAGGATCCAGGTGCTCCCTCGCCATTAACCAACGAGAGAGAACAGGGGACCGAGGGTGCTGACATTTTGGAGTTCTTGATCAAAACGGAGATGGAGGACAGTGCAGGGACAGGGAACTTGGAAAACAATGCAACAGTTAACACTGATGCAACTCAGACTGGGGCCCCTACTACTATGGGCTGGCGAAGAATGTCAGAATGCTCATATAAAA TGACAGAGCAGGAGACGGAGAGAATGATAAAGCTGCGTGCTGTGAATGAGGCCCTCTTCACAGGCAGAAAACATACTGCGAAGCCAGCCTGGAG AGCTATTTTGAATGTGTTGGGTCTTCAGGGAAAGGTGACTACTGACCAGCTAGCCAAAAAGTGGGATAATCTCAAGAGGCGATATAAG GAGTTGAAATGTCCAGCCCGCGGCATGGAGAGCAACCCAAATTCCTGGCCCTGGTTCTACCGCATGAATGATGCTGTCGAGGGGCGTTTCGCCGGCTGCGCCCCCATCCTGACGCCAGTAGTAGAGGAGGGTGATGAGGAGTTTGAGCCCTCTCCACCACCAAGGAAGAGGGCTCGTCGCACACCAGGGAGGGGGGGGATGTCGGAGTTCTTGACAGAGTCAGAAATGGATGAGCTTGTAGAAACGGAGGATAGGGACGGTGCAGCCATGTTCCCAGGGGCCGCCATAGGGGAGTATCACAGGACCACGGAATTCTCATATAAGC TGACTGAGGAGGACACCAAGAGATTGATAGAGCTGCGTGCATCTAATGAGGCTCTTTTCACAGGAAAGAGAAATACTGCCAAGCCTGCATGGAG GGCAATAGTAAAAGAGATGGGCCTCGCAGGCAAGTTGTCTGCTGATCAGGTCTCTAAAAAGTGGGACAACCTGAAGACAAAATTCAAG GACTTGAAGTACCCGCCACGTGGCATGGAGAACCAGAGCAGCCCTGCCTCCTGGCCTTGGTTCCAACTTATGAACGATGCCTTCGAGGGCCGACTGGCCGGGAGAGCCCCCAAAATAACGCCTGTATGGATGAGCGAGGAAGACTACTTGTTTGTATCCTCACCGATGCCTACAGAGAGAGACCCGTGTCCCATGCCAGAGAGTAGTGGGATTTCGGAGCTGGAAGAGGCAATGGGACCAGGGGACACAGATGTGGATGGAACGGTTACGTTCATCGATGCCAGTGGAGAGGAGTGCCCCACACCTTTGGAATTCTCCTATAAAA TGACAGAGCAGGATACGAGGAGGCTGATCAAGTTGCGGGCTGCCAATGAGGTTCTCTTCACTGGGAGGAGAAATGCTGCCAAGACTGCATGGAA GGCCATTTTAAAAGAGTTGGGTCTCCTGGGAAAGGTATCAACTTACCAGGTGGCCAAGAAGTGGGACAACTTAAAGAGGAGATATAAG GACCTGAAGTACCCTCCTGTGGGCATGGAGAGCATGGCAGACAATGCTGCTTCCTGGCCATGGTTCTACCTCATGAACGAGGCCATGGAGGGCCGCCTCGCTGCCAGCGGACCTGTCCTGACCCCTATAACGGATGGCGACGACCCAAAGCCTTCCCCTTCGCAGCCCATTCGAAGTAGAGGACGCCCGTTGCTGGACAGGGGCGACACCACACTGGAGTACGACCAAGAGATGTATGCGGACCCCGCCACAGAAGAGTGCCACCGGGCCACAGCGGAGTGTGAGAGggccctgagagaggagaggttggGTAGGGGGCCAGCTGGTGCCACTGCTGCTCACAAGGGAGTgacactggagagagagtgggagatggtggagagggagagggcagcgATAGAGGGGGATAGAGCGGCAGTGGACAGAGAGCGGCAGTGgctggagagcgagagagccaaCTTGGCAAGAGAGAGGATGCTGTTGGAACAGGACAGGATGgtcctggggagagagagagaggcctttgAGAGCCAGAGGGCAGCAGTGGTGATGAACAGCGCTACAGTGGTGCACACTGGACACATCAACCACTGTGGGATGGGGATGTAG
- the LOC139540130 gene encoding uncharacterized protein isoform X2: MDEAMEGRLFNSAHVLAVESLCGEDPGAPSPLTNEREQGTEGADILEFLIKTEMEDSAGTGNLENNATVNTDATQTGAPTTMGWRRMSECSYKMTEQETERMIKLRAVNEALFTGRKHTAKPAWRAILNVLGLQGKVTTDQLAKKWDNLKRRYKELKCPARGMESNPNSWPWFYRMNDAVEGRFAGCAPILTPVVEEGDEEFEPSPPPRKRARRTPGRGGMSEFLTESEMDELVETEDRDGAAMFPGAAIGEYHRTTEFSYKLTEEDTKRLIELRASNEALFTGKRNTAKPAWRAIVKEMGLAGKLSADQVSKKWDNLKTKFKDLKYPPRGMENQSSPASWPWFQLMNDAFEGRLAGRAPKITPVWMSEEDYLFVSSPMPTERDPCPMPESSGISELEEAMGPGDTDVDGTVTFIDASGEECPTPLEFSYKMTEQDTRRLIKLRAANEVLFTGRRNAAKTAWKAILKELGLLGKVSTYQVAKKWDNLKRRYKDLKYPPVGMESMADNAASWPWFYLMNEAMEGRLAASGPVLTPITDGDDPKPSPSQPIRSRGRPLLDRGDTTLEYDQEMYADPATEECHRATAECERALREERLGRGPAGATAAHKGVTLEREWEMVERERAAIEGDRAAVDRERQWLESERANLARERMLLEQDRMVLGREREAFESQRAAVVMNSATVVHTGHINHCGMGM, translated from the exons ATGGATGAGGCCATGGAAGGACGCCTCTTCAACAGCGCCCACGTTTTGGCGGTGGAATCTTTGTGTGGTGAGGATCCAGGTGCTCCCTCGCCATTAACCAACGAGAGAGAACAGGGGACCGAGGGTGCTGACATTTTGGAGTTCTTGATCAAAACGGAGATGGAGGACAGTGCAGGGACAGGGAACTTGGAAAACAATGCAACAGTTAACACTGATGCAACTCAGACTGGGGCCCCTACTACTATGGGCTGGCGAAGAATGTCAGAATGCTCATATAAAA TGACAGAGCAGGAGACGGAGAGAATGATAAAGCTGCGTGCTGTGAATGAGGCCCTCTTCACAGGCAGAAAACATACTGCGAAGCCAGCCTGGAG AGCTATTTTGAATGTGTTGGGTCTTCAGGGAAAGGTGACTACTGACCAGCTAGCCAAAAAGTGGGATAATCTCAAGAGGCGATATAAG GAGTTGAAATGTCCAGCCCGCGGCATGGAGAGCAACCCAAATTCCTGGCCCTGGTTCTACCGCATGAATGATGCTGTCGAGGGGCGTTTCGCCGGCTGCGCCCCCATCCTGACGCCAGTAGTAGAGGAGGGTGATGAGGAGTTTGAGCCCTCTCCACCACCAAGGAAGAGGGCTCGTCGCACACCAGGGAGGGGGGGGATGTCGGAGTTCTTGACAGAGTCAGAAATGGATGAGCTTGTAGAAACGGAGGATAGGGACGGTGCAGCCATGTTCCCAGGGGCCGCCATAGGGGAGTATCACAGGACCACGGAATTCTCATATAAGC TGACTGAGGAGGACACCAAGAGATTGATAGAGCTGCGTGCATCTAATGAGGCTCTTTTCACAGGAAAGAGAAATACTGCCAAGCCTGCATGGAG GGCAATAGTAAAAGAGATGGGCCTCGCAGGCAAGTTGTCTGCTGATCAGGTCTCTAAAAAGTGGGACAACCTGAAGACAAAATTCAAG GACTTGAAGTACCCGCCACGTGGCATGGAGAACCAGAGCAGCCCTGCCTCCTGGCCTTGGTTCCAACTTATGAACGATGCCTTCGAGGGCCGACTGGCCGGGAGAGCCCCCAAAATAACGCCTGTATGGATGAGCGAGGAAGACTACTTGTTTGTATCCTCACCGATGCCTACAGAGAGAGACCCGTGTCCCATGCCAGAGAGTAGTGGGATTTCGGAGCTGGAAGAGGCAATGGGACCAGGGGACACAGATGTGGATGGAACGGTTACGTTCATCGATGCCAGTGGAGAGGAGTGCCCCACACCTTTGGAATTCTCCTATAAAA TGACAGAGCAGGATACGAGGAGGCTGATCAAGTTGCGGGCTGCCAATGAGGTTCTCTTCACTGGGAGGAGAAATGCTGCCAAGACTGCATGGAA GGCCATTTTAAAAGAGTTGGGTCTCCTGGGAAAGGTATCAACTTACCAGGTGGCCAAGAAGTGGGACAACTTAAAGAGGAGATATAAG GACCTGAAGTACCCTCCTGTGGGCATGGAGAGCATGGCAGACAATGCTGCTTCCTGGCCATGGTTCTACCTCATGAACGAGGCCATGGAGGGCCGCCTCGCTGCCAGCGGACCTGTCCTGACCCCTATAACGGATGGCGACGACCCAAAGCCTTCCCCTTCGCAGCCCATTCGAAGTAGAGGACGCCCGTTGCTGGACAGGGGCGACACCACACTGGAGTACGACCAAGAGATGTATGCGGACCCCGCCACAGAAGAGTGCCACCGGGCCACAGCGGAGTGTGAGAGggccctgagagaggagaggttggGTAGGGGGCCAGCTGGTGCCACTGCTGCTCACAAGGGAGTgacactggagagagagtgggagatggtggagagggagagggcagcgATAGAGGGGGATAGAGCGGCAGTGGACAGAGAGCGGCAGTGgctggagagcgagagagccaaCTTGGCAAGAGAGAGGATGCTGTTGGAACAGGACAGGATGgtcctggggagagagagagaggcctttgAGAGCCAGAGGGCAGCAGTGGTGATGAACAGCGCTACAGTGGTGCACACTGGACACATCAACCACTGTGGGATGGGGATGTAG